The Anolis sagrei isolate rAnoSag1 chromosome 6, rAnoSag1.mat, whole genome shotgun sequence genome includes the window CTCAGTGAAGGTGTCCTGCTGGGGGACTGGAGGAAAATAATAACCTATCCGCCTGTCATCACAATCAATATCAAGTTCCTCAGTGAAGGTGTCCTCTTTGGAGATTTGAGCATTCCCTTTCTGCCTATTTTCTGGAAATCTTTTCCTTTCATCTCCTTCTTTCTCATCACAATCAATATCAAGTTCCTCAGTGAAGGTGTCCTCCTTGGAGATTTGAACATTCCTTTTCTGCTTATTTTCTAGCAATTCTTTCTTTTCATCTACTTCTCCCTCCTCATCACAATCAATATCAAGTTCCCTAGTGAAGGTGTCCTGCTTGGAGATTTGAGCATTTCCTTTCTGATTATTATCTgggatttctttcctttcatctccttctccctcctcgtCACAATCGATATCAAGTTCCTCAGTGAAGGTGTCCTGCTTAGAGATTTGAGCATTCCCTTTTTGCCtattttctgggatttttttcctttgaTCTCCTTCTTTCTCATCACAATCAATATCAAGTTCCTCAGTGAAGGTGTCCTGCTGGGAGATTTGAGCATTCCCTTTCTGTCTATTTTCTGGcaattctttcctttcatctccttctccctcctcatCACAATCAATATCAAGTTCCTCGGTGAAGGTGTTCTCCTTGGAGATTTGGAGGTCCCCTTTCTGCTTATTTTCTGGCAATTCTTTCGTTTCCTCTCCTTCCCATTTCTCATTATAGTCACCATCAAAATCCCGAGTAAAGTCCTCCATGGAAAATTggttatttttctcatttttaagTAGTGATACTTTCTTTTTTACCTCTGGTTCCTGCTCAACAGCATAAACATTATCATTCTTGATGTCTTCTTTGGATATTTGTGCATTCCCTTTTACTTTATCAGTTGGCAATTCTTGCCTTTCATTGCTTAGTTTCTGTTCACTTGTAGAATTAGGACTAGGTATTGGCTTCTTCTGTCTTGGCTGACTCATctgctttgtttttttatttttttgagatGGGTGTAACATCAAATCAAGAATTTTGGAGGGTATTCCATGTGATGTTTTTTTACGATCTTTGCTCAAAAAAACTTTTAGCTCTTGGTTTGTGACAACTTTGTAAAACTGTGCAGCATTAAATGAAAACACATTTTTCAGTTTTCTCATGGCTAGTTCTTCTTCCAGTGTTTTAAATGCACTGGATCCAATATCCTCTATTAGTTTCTCTATCAGTAGACCCTGATTCTCTGTAGCATAGACCTCCATATCCGGAAGTCTGTATTTACCTAGAGAGATAGAAGAAACATCTTCAAATGGCAGAACCATCAGAATTGTGGAAGTTCagagaacaaaaaaaatcatattttataCTGTTGCCCTTcgagaactataaatcacaggagTGGAGGGTGCCATGTTCAACAACACCATGGCAATGATGTTTATAATGGAATTActcaacaacacataaatattaaaagaaaaaatcctgcctgctcttcatgtctatttgttagggcatggaaaaagGAATCGGTCAAgacaatttaaaaggctgggtcaagactgatacaaattgaaataagatgggactggCATTTGGGTACAGTATTGGGATAGGTAAACGACAAAAGCGAGGACAAGCTATTTAATCATCTGTAAGGCATGGGATAGCTGTAAGAAGGCTGGCAGCCATAACTATGTCCCTTGGAGGTCAGCTTCCTACTGTAAATAATACTTACCTGTGGATATGTTTCCAAAACAGGAAGTGATCAGAAATCACTTTCAGCTTAAATGGATGGTTCTGCCACAGGCGACCATCTGTTGACTATGGTTATAAAATGCTGCGCTCTATCACAACTTGCCTAACAAATATGGCAGTCCTAGATGGAGTGGGAAGAGCCCAAGGGTTTACAATAGGATGCTATAAACAGGCAACAAAAAGAAAATCTAATTTAGATTGTTTCTGAATTGTGTGACACTTAACAATTGCGTAAGTTTAACATTTAATTCATGACAACGACAAAAAAGAGCCAAACAGTAAGATACTATATTTTAAAAGTTGGAATACAATAAGAGTTAGATTAAATGTGGCATATTTAAACTCACTGTATTAATTTCATTTGTGGGCTGGTGGAATTGATtgggaaatgaaacaaaataagatatttaaagatgctgGAACACAGTAAGACCATGTTTAATAAAAAAATCAGGAGGATAAGATATGGCTAACTTCAATAACAAAATATGTGAGAACTTTAACTAGACCTTTCAAGTCAGTTGTTACATACCCTCATATTGTGTCCCTTGACTGTATTTTGCCTTCTTTGCTGGAATACCATCCATCTCTTCAATTGGATTTTCACGTTTCTCCTTTTCTgattaaatattaattttaattgtcATATTTCATCTTATTGAAGTATTTTTATTATTCCACAAAAATAACACATTTGCATATTCAAAACtattatataaaattaaaaactcTACAACTATGTTTACAGTTcagaaagacaaataaatattaatatcaatactatgcactgcttcttttaaaaactGGCCAAAGTATTTATATCACAGCAATATTTTGTTTTACACTGTTTCTAAATATGAACATTTTATTAATCTCTTGCTCACTGAATTTTGTTAGGGCTATTTAtcaattttttaaatgtattgggaCTTTTTATATTTCTTCAGATATTGACTATCTAATTTTCCATCAATCAGTACAACTGAAACTTTAAATTCTATTGGTATTTCATAATCAggaaagaataaaaaatatatagaataaaaatatttcttgGAGAAGACAAGACCACCCAATTTTAGAGAATAAACTGCAGGGAGGACTAAAGTAACAAGTCCAACTCCCAGCTTAAACttcctcattttaaaaaacccagtccAGACTTAAAACAATATTGGAAGCAACATGGTAGCAAAATGGCCTATTATTGAAATAAAATTCACCCTGCTAAAAAATCCTGAACTGTGGCAAGAGTTTGGGAGCCTCAAAAATGCCGATGGGGGCAAATGGGGACTACAGAAAACCCTCTTTCCACCCATGATATACAGATTATGTCTGGATGCTTGGGAGAATAGGGACTATTTGAAGAAAAAAgagtaaaaagaaaataataataactttattaactttatttttgtaccccgccaccatctccccaaagggactcggggcggcttacatgggaacaAGCCTGGTCAACAGTTttaaatataacataacataaaacaaccatcaaacaaacaaccaatagccCGACATATTAATCAAATACTGAACTCAGGCGGGGTTGGTGCAAATCAGTTTAAAGGACAGGGTTGATGAATAAAGTGCAGGAGACAGATGTTAAGTTAGGACTAGAAGGGCAATATGAATTAGAATATTATATCTACAGGGCAGGGAACAGTAATAAGTTCACTCACAAGACATTGAATTATGGCTGGGGGGCCAAAGTTATCTAGTGAACTGTTTAATCAACAGttcacagtggaacatccacatttgtAGGTCTTTACAAAAAATGGACAGGatgggtgccagtctaatctccctggggagagagttccagaaccatgggggggcaccactgagaaggccttctctctcgtccacaccaaccacacttgtgatggaggtgggagcaagaggagggcttccccagaaCATCTTAGAGCTtacacaaagataggcaggtcccaaacaatttagggctttgtaggtgataacctggagaagagcaaaccactgaccacctactgcaatgcaacctgagcacgatggaggaccttcttgcggcaacaccagaggcactccaagtggccagatactggtgaaaggacagtatcagctaccaagtttgcaaaatttgtgttgtttttttttttatctgtttgttttgctcagttagaaatgtaatacaatgttctggttgcggatgacgcgataaataaaatacctgcaccttgaattgggaccggaaatttattggcaaccagtggagctgtttaaacagtggggttgaccactccctgtaaaagaaaaaaaggagctgTGCCTCCCTCGGCTTTGCCAACATGAACATGATAGGGCACAAGCAGTGACTGTTGATTCAACATAAAAGTTTCACTCTTATGTTCTACTAGTCTAGGTACCGGGTATGCCTATtagaaaatgcaaaagaatttgagtaaactacaacttccacgatCATCTGTCATTGTTCCAACCACACCAATATTTGAAGTTAGGAATGTgctatgggtgaactacaactccctaaattCAATGTCAGTTTCCTCCAATCCCCACCAGAAcgtaaagttggccatgttgggtctgtgtgccaactttggtccagatccattgtcattaAGGTTCATAGTGATTTttgcttgtgggtgaactacaactccctaaattCTATGTCAGTTCCCTACAAaccccactatttatttatttatttcaaacatttctaccccacccttctcaacccctggggggactcagggcgggttacaattggcaataattcaatgccacatcataaaatacagaataacaaatataacaattaacatgaacattaataaataaagattaaaacagtatacttacactctgattaactattgcccgtctggtggctgtttagctagtcatctactaatgaatactctgcttaacttatccaaatcctcttccatgccatagtcaacattatcaattgtcctttaacctgattggccgaaggcctggtcccacagccacgttttaaccttttttctaaaggtgaggatgacctaatttcccggggagcaaattccacaggcggggggccaccaccgagaaggccctgtccctcatccccaccaagcgtgtttgagacaaaggcggggccgagagcagggcctccccagatgatcttaagctccgaggtgggacgtagaaggagatacgttcggacaggtacactggaccggagccgtatagggttttataggtcaaggccagcactttgaattgtgctcagaattggattggcagccagtggagcttgcaCAGCATTCAAAgctggtcatgttgggtctgtgtgccaagtttggtcaaaatCAGGCAtaggtaaacttcagccctccaagtgtttgggacttcaactcccagaaaccccacccTGCTTATCttaccggctattaggaattaaagcccaaaacaccaggagggctggagtttgcccatgctggtccagatccattgttgtttgggtttaaggtgctttctggatgtaggtgaacgaaaACCTCCTAAATTCAAGTTCAATTCCCTCCAAATGccatcagtattcaaaattgAGAATGtcggatatgtgtgccaagtttcatccagacccattgttggttgggttcagaatgctctctggatgtgggtgaactataagtcccagattCTAGGgttccccccaaaacccctccagtattttctgttggttatggcagtggagttgtgtgccaagtttggtccatcgtCAATGGGAGTCAGCTCTGGAAGTTGGCACAGTCTTTGAAATCCGCCACCCACAAACATACAATCTTTGACCTTTAttagataaatagagagagatTGGGATTTCTCTACTCGTTGTACGACTTATTTTGTATTAGATGCTCACTGAATAACTCCCTTATGAATGTATGTGCATTGGCTGTTACTGCTTTCTCTGAGCTCCAttcatgtaatgttcgtttgtgggattaacagaactcaaaaactactgagggaattgacaccaaatttggacagcatacacctaacaaaccaatgtatgttcttcactcaaaaaaattgagtttgtcatttgggagttgtagttgctgggatttatagttcccctacaatcaaagagcattttgaacttcaccaataatggaattgaaccaatcttggcagataggattcccgtgaccaacagaaaacactacaagggtttggtgggcattgaccttgagtttgggagttgtagccctccagccatagatatagatagatatatatgatttacacacagatatagcatcatagatttgaaagggacccctaaagaaggacaactatatgttgcatgttccagagtaggcaaacctgaCAATCtccacaaagaaacaaaaagcatcaagaaattacatatattagaaaccaacactttctcattactttattttccagatcatcagactgggccacagcaatgtgtggcagtggATGGctagttttaaaataattaaagagTTGAACAATGAAAATTAACCAGAACGCTTTGGGCAACAGCAATTCAGTTCTCATAAGACAATCTTACAAGTTTGATTTCTTAAAATGGGTAGGAACTGAAGCTAGATCTCTCTAGTCCTGAAACAATACCTAACCACATTGGTTCGCAATTGAATGGAAAAGGAAGCACTCACTATCCTGCCAATGCAGAGAAAGCAGCTGATAATCTTGGATGGCAACACCTGTTACCTACCCCCCAAGAAAGTAATTTTTAAATCGGTTTTAATCCAATAGGAGCCactggtggcgtagtgggttaaacccctttgctggcaggactgaagaccgacaggtcacaggttcgaatccggggagaggcggatgagctccctctatcagctccagctcctcgtgtggggacatgagagaagcctcccacaaggatgataaaacatcaaatcatccaggcgtcgcctgggcaacgtccttgcagacggccaattctctcacaccagaagcgacttgcagtttctcaggtcgctcctgacacaacaaaaaaaaaatcagttctaaTACTATTTCATGTTAGAATAGCTTTTGCCATATGTCATCTTACTACACAAATGTTATAGTTATACCATTACAAGAGTAATAGtagaactatttttaaaaatccgaAGCAAAACTGGAGTTAAGAATGGGATATTTCAGTAGGGGAGTGGGATAGCAGCTATCACCCATACCCATTAGCTCTTTTAGCACAATTCTGATCACCTCCAAATCC containing:
- the LOC132778328 gene encoding high mobility group nucleosome-binding domain-containing protein 5-like — its product is MLEGENEFILSILEELEEEKMKKFLFLLNKKETDGNTIPQGKLEGADAVKVAKLLAEHHHPWHLEVLEKTLRRVPHHALADRVSTVIKAEKEKRENPIEEMDGIPAKKAKYSQGTQYEGKYRLPDMEVYATENQGLLIEKLIEDIGSSAFKTLEEELAMRKLKNVFSFNAAQFYKVVTNQELKVFLSKDRKKTSHGIPSKILDLMLHPSQKNKKTKQMSQPRQKKPIPSPNSTSEQKLSNERQELPTDKVKGNAQISKEDIKNDNVYAVEQEPEVKKKVSLLKNEKNNQFSMEDFTRDFDGDYNEKWEGEETKELPENKQKGDLQISKENTFTEELDIDCDEEGEGDERKELPENRQKGNAQISQQDTFTEELDIDCDEKEGDQRKKIPENRQKGNAQISKQDTFTEELDIDCDEEGEGDERKEIPDNNQKGNAQISKQDTFTRELDIDCDEEGEVDEKKELLENKQKRNVQISKEDTFTEELDIDCDEKEGDERKRFPENRQKGNAQISKEDTFTEELDIDCDDRRIGYYFPPVPQQDTFTEELGIDCDDEGEEDERKEFPENKQKGDPQISKENTFIEEPDDDYDGEGDEKKEEQRNFIMEMEPVHESKKDTIRDDKKTKKGVSENELYKNLARAIRKHYEGKKHCIKIWCNYEHEKYKCFKAQDVIVFKLEEEEETEYRILHYLQDDKDLNKNDWLKKNVEFELQFNMAVLGVQCSECISINSLKSVKANSFRQHEEILESIVSDIVLPVLALYKRVERNTFFEESLE